In the genome of Nonomuraea sp. NBC_00507, the window GGCGACCTCGACCCCGCCTGGGACCCCATCGACATCATGGCCCTGGTCACGCAGATCGCTCACACCTGGATCGACCAAACCGAGCTCGCCACTCTCGCCCGCCACATCGCCGCCGACGCCACCCTCCCCGCACGCCGCGCCGCTGTCGTCCGCGCCGTCACAGCTCTCTTCCCACCTGCTGCGCGGCCTGGCACAACCCCGTAAGCACGCACAGCCCGCCTCTCAGAACAGGCTGCTGATGGGGCGCCTTGTCATGCGCCCCGAACCGTACTGGGCTGGGTCGGTCAGGCCGTTTCGGCGCTGAGGGTCTGTGCCACGGGCCGGCGCGCCGCCAGGCGTGCGGGCAGGGCGGTGAGTGCCGCCGTCGCCAGGAGAGTCGCGAGTACGGCGCCGAGCAGCCATGAAGAGGGGGGATCCACCGCATTCCTGGCGGCGAACAGCGAGAGCAGGCCGATGCCCAGAGGGACGCCGATGATGGCGCCGGGCAGCGCGGACAGGAGCTGGGCGGTGGACAGTCCCGCGGTGATCTGTCCGGGGGTGGCGCCGAGCGTACGTGCGATGGCCATGTTCGCCCGCGCCTCTATGGCAGTGGTCCAGGTGAACGTGATGGTGTTCGCGACGGCGAGTGCGATCAGCAGGATGGTGACGGCGAGCATCAGCCGGCGGTCGTGCTCGCCCCGCAGGTTGGGCAGGGCGGAGGAGCCATCCAGGCCGTAGCCCCTCTCCGGCTGGGCGTAGAGGGTCAGCAGGGCGACGATCGCGATCACTGTGGTGGCGGTGGAGCACGCCTGCAGCACGGCGCGGCCCGGCCGGCGGGCGGTCAGCCGCAGCCCGAGCAACAGCGGGGTGGGCAGCAAAGCGGACAGCGCGGTGAGCCAGGGTCGGTGACGGGGCTGGTGCGCGGCGGCGGACAGCGCCGTGACCGTCGCCGTACGCATGGCCCGCAGCGTGGGGCGCAGGGTGGACAGCACCGCCACTGCCACGGCGAGGACGGTCGCCGCCACGACGGTGGCGGCGGTCGGCCCGGCCGCGTCGCCGATCCGGCTGGCGGTAGGGCTGGCGATGGCGGGCACGGTCAGGCGAGCGATCACCAGCCCCAGCGCGTCGCCGACGAGCGCCAGCGCCAGGTACTCGGTGAGCAGGACGGTGGCGATGAGACCCGGGCTGGCGCCGACGGCCTTGAGCAGCCCGGCCCGGCGCGTCTGCTCGACGGCGCGTCCCGCGGCCAGCGCCGCCACTCCGGTGATGGCCAGGAAACTGAGCAGCCAGCTACCGACGACCAGGACCGGCTGACTGTTTCTGAGGATGACCATGTCCTGTTTGGCGTTGAACTGCCAGGAGCGGAAGTTGATCCTGATGGAGGAGACGCGGTGGGCGTCGCGGAAGGCCCCGGTGGCGGCGGGGTCGCGCAGCCTGAGGTCCATGGCCAAGGTCACCGGGAGATCTTGGGACGACGCCAGTCTCCGGGCATCTGATCGGGTCATCCAGGCCAGGCCGCTGTAGTCGCTGGGGCCGCCGCCCGGGCCGATCTGCGCCGCCCAGGGGTAGATGGAGGTGGCCGCGGTGACGGCGATCCCGACGACGGGGTACGACCGGTCGGCGATGGTGACGTGGTCCCCGACGCCGACGCCCAGCGCGGTGGCGAAGCCGCGTTCGAGAACCGTGCCGCCGGAGCGTACCCAATGACCCGAGGTCACCAGCGGCCGGTTGACCGCGCCGGGCGTCTCGCCGAAACCGTGCACCACCACGGGGGACGAGGTGGAACCGCGCGTGGTGAGGTCGGCGTAGACGATGCGATAGGGGCCATGGTGGGCGACCACTTCGGGATCGTCCGCCAGCGAGGCCAGGGCCGAGGTCACGGCGGGCCCCGTGTCGCCGGAGAGTGCCACCACGTCCGGCCCGGCGGTGGCCGCGCGGGTCTGCTCGTACAGCGCGTCGCTCACGCCGCGCAGGGACAGCCCCAGTGCCATCGTGGCGGTGGCCACGGTCACCGCGAGCAGGAGCATCGCGGCCTGGGACTTGTGCCGGCGCACGTCAGCCAGGACGAGGCGCGCGATGAGCACCATGGAGCCCATGACGTTCAGCCCTCCAGCCCGATCAGCCCGCCGAGCCCGCGCGTGGGGAAGCCGGACAGCCGGGTGTCGTCGACGAACATCCCGTCGCGCATGGAGATCAGCCGGTCCGCGGTGGCCGCGACCCGTTCGTCGTGCGTGACGATCACGAGGGTCTGCCCCGCGGAACGCAGGTCCTCGAAGATTCTCAGCACATCGAGGGTCGCCGCGGTGTCGAGGTTGCCGGTCGGCTCGTCGGCCAGGACGACCAGCGGGTCGTTGACCAGTGCGCGAGCGATGGCGACGCGCTGACGCTGCCCACCGGACAGCTGCGACGGCAGATGCCGGGCACGGTCGGCGAGCCCGACCCGTTCCAGCAGCAGGCTCGCGCGCCGCCTGGCCTGGCGGCGCGAGCGCCCGGCCAGCAGCGCGGGCAGCTCCACGTTCTCGGCCGCCGACAACTCCTCGACCAGATGGAAGGCCTGGAAGATGAACCCCACCGACCGGCGCCGCAGCCGCGCCAAGGCCCGCTCACTCAAGGCGTCGATGCGCCGCCCGGCCACCCACACCTCCCCACCGGTGGGCCGCTCCAGGCCACCCAGCAGGTGCAGCAGCGTGGA includes:
- a CDS encoding ABC transporter ATP-binding protein; the encoded protein is MNVSSAAVRACGLVKTHGQGQSRVRAVDEVNLEMPQGQTLAVMGPSGCGKSTLLHLLGGLERPTGGEVWVAGRRIDALSERALARLRRRSVGFIFQAFHLVEELSAAENVELPALLAGRSRRQARRRASLLLERVGLADRARHLPSQLSGGQRQRVAIARALVNDPLVVLADEPTGNLDTAATLDVLRIFEDLRSAGQTLVIVTHDERVAATADRLISMRDGMFVDDTRLSGFPTRGLGGLIGLEG
- a CDS encoding ABC transporter permease, which produces MVLIARLVLADVRRHKSQAAMLLLAVTVATATMALGLSLRGVSDALYEQTRAATAGPDVVALSGDTGPAVTSALASLADDPEVVAHHGPYRIVYADLTTRGSTSSPVVVHGFGETPGAVNRPLVTSGHWVRSGGTVLERGFATALGVGVGDHVTIADRSYPVVGIAVTAATSIYPWAAQIGPGGGPSDYSGLAWMTRSDARRLASSQDLPVTLAMDLRLRDPAATGAFRDAHRVSSIRINFRSWQFNAKQDMVILRNSQPVLVVGSWLLSFLAITGVAALAAGRAVEQTRRAGLLKAVGASPGLIATVLLTEYLALALVGDALGLVIARLTVPAIASPTASRIGDAAGPTAATVVAATVLAVAVAVLSTLRPTLRAMRTATVTALSAAAHQPRHRPWLTALSALLPTPLLLGLRLTARRPGRAVLQACSTATTVIAIVALLTLYAQPERGYGLDGSSALPNLRGEHDRRLMLAVTILLIALAVANTITFTWTTAIEARANMAIARTLGATPGQITAGLSTAQLLSALPGAIIGVPLGIGLLSLFAARNAVDPPSSWLLGAVLATLLATAALTALPARLAARRPVAQTLSAETA